Below is a genomic region from Phragmites australis chromosome 20, lpPhrAust1.1, whole genome shotgun sequence.
tccttagcacacactcttgaacatgccgctcgcGTCtcccccccctccgacccttatcccggcacaggacactgaacttgtgctccgcagtcccctcttgatttgcgcgatgcatatGGGCCTTCTtagtggccttctccatgtactcacatagcatccgtccataaagcatacgattgtcctccattacattcTTAGCAGttgcataccgatcaatgaaatacttacaagtcccaCGCAAAATACCTTCTATAATTCCAAcaagtggtagggacctcattccttgcatgacccagttataaacctctacAAGATTTATAGTCATTACTCtataccttgcaccaccactgtcatACAACAGAgctcatttttcatttggctcattacgtatccactgtgagaagctcctaatagctgaacctaatctccttactatctgcggagtatctgttggaagAGGTCCGAGAGCTATCAGTTCATCACCGTTAGCTGCAGCCTCCgctgtttgttttagagtcagttcatcaagtcttgcccatagggcattgaacttccgttgctggttttgactgcacaactttttgaaaagctttatcaactctttgtttttaaactgtcattagaagttcgcacccatatgacgcatgcaccacctgcttttgaggtcgGGCCACTATGCTGCTACGCCAcgtcgaacactaccatgttgcatatccaacaaagcctgcaacaatcctgcatgtctatcatgaattagacacacatctggtcggtcaagaacaatagcatgtttgacCCGCtttaggaaccaataccagctgtccccgttctcactctccacgaaagcaaaccctagtggcaggacttggttgttaccgtcgaccccaattgcagataatatctgccctttgtacttcctagtcaggaatgttccatctaggcatatgatgggtcgacaataccgaaatgctttgatagttgcggtgaatgcaaagaaagcacgctgcaacactcttttcccgctgtacttcacatcagtagaggggtaatgcttggtatcatagtagctgcctgagTTCgttccacaaattgtggctaattgacgaggtagattgtgatatgaatcttcatatgttccgagcctcatctcaatagccttttgtttcgccctccatgccttcgcatagtttattgtgtactggaacctttgctcaatagcacggattattgatcatggctcataccttaggttgtccacaatctccccgtacataatatttgcaataaaggcagatgacaggttccggtaggtgaactctatttcctcaatgtgacaattatgttccttaactattgagcactgccagtagtctacccatttccctctgaatgcgtgcacccgccaaggacactgcagcaccaaacacttcatatcgtactcccttttactgggtttaacaaccttgaactgcctctgaAGAAataacgaccagaatttcactacatcaataactgtctcctttgtagggtacatagcaccctgggatacctcattctcatggtactgccacagTGTCCaatcagcctcgctaaccaccagcttcgaaaattcatgatccctccactctgcaggcactGAAGCATTACCCttctcgtcagatgaatccccatcggcaaggccttcctccaactcttcatcctccaactccatctcttcaatcatgctagggatgtgctctcCTTCATCGGCTatacccatcggttgcagctctggaatatcaccaacatcTTCTCTGGACCCGACATTAACCtgctctgattcatcttccactgcttcacttggtcctgctactgcttccacagagttcacctcagtttgatctttcaggtacacctcagctaacaaaaccagagacaggttgatgtggcttcgatgggaagaAGCTCACCAAAATATCCATGACTAACACGACTGAGGACAGTTTTCggcttcagctcatgttgctgcggatccagttggaaaaatcgcatgagccatttgcacacacccacaatggtcctcttattagctttactaagacccttcatgataTAAtaaaatccagacagatctacactgTTAGGACCGTatctaatttcaccctcaccataatatatctgaaaaattagtttatttgacatccctggaaacacccgcaaacataaccaatgttaagaccgacaaactatatttctaattatccgataaaataatttaccgacaccgattcatacataacaatagattttcaataatagtcctaaccaaactaacctataaatatcactctatacaatctatattTACTACCTATTGTACCGTGTGCAAATTAAACGCtactattttctaaatgctacatcctaggttCCCATATTATCATATAGTGCTACCTCCTATGTCGCACAGTACAACCCTACAATTAatattctataaaatctacattTTCAAActtaatatagtaaaaataatattctatatttcactaCTATCATACAAtgttctaaataaatttgacaatttcctACTAAATATAGAATTTTCTAAACACTAGGTCATACatatctaaaacctatgtcatatgctactactgcactaattaacaacaataaaaagaaaaaatgactTACcgaaagtgatcttcaaatccgcggctcaaatgcagcagggcttcgccgggttctcttcctcccctcccctctcctctcttctcctccctcttcacaattttttttctttttttaaataaaataggattttaggCTAATTTTAGCCCCTTTTATAAAAGAGACCGGATgggggtggaggccgagcggcGCGGGCGGGTAGCACCCTAaccaccccctgagagggcggcaagggggctacctgccccctcagggggcggtaaggcaTCGGACACAGGCGGTCAccccctagccgccctctgagggggcggttaggcctcccgccctctcagggggcggttagctggcctaaccgccctctcagtgAGCTACAGGCgtctagatttgtaatttttttcacggagaatctatttatttaaatttttaattaaaaaatataaaaataaaaaaatctcagCAGCCAAATGGGCCTCAACCTCAGGCTGAAGCGTCGCCGTTGCGTGCCCCACTTCGCTAGGCCCTCcatccaccgccgcgccgcATCGTATCGTATTGTCGTGCCTATCCCCTCTCGTCCCACCGCAACCCCACCTCCTGCCTCGTCCCCGCAAGCCCAGCGGCGGCGCAGCGCCTCCCCAACCCTCCCCTGAACCCTACCCACCtctctcgccccccccccccccccaccccacacATGGCCCtctcccgccgcctcctccccctcttcctCCGCCGCGGCGTTGCCCGCGCCCCCGCCCGCGCGCTCTCCACGGCCGCGGCCCCTGCCGAGTTGCTGGAGGAGGAGTCCATCACGGTCAAGGGCGTGCGCATCTCGGGGCGGCCGCTGTACATGGACATGCAGGCGACGACGCCCGTGGACCCGCGCGTCCTCGACGCCATGCTCCCCTTCTACCTTTCCCGCTACGGGAACCCGCACTCCCGCACCCACCTCTACGGCTGGGAGTCCGACGCCGCCGTGGAGTCCGCCCGCGCCCACGTTGCCGCCCTCGTCGGCGCCGACCCGCGCGAGATCTTCTTCACCTCTGGCGCCACCGAGTGCAACAACATCGCCGTCAAGGGCGTCATGCGCTTCTACcgcgaccgccgccgccacgtcATCACCACGCAGACCGAGCACAAGTGCGTGCTCGACTCCTGCAGGTACCTCCAGCAGGAGGGGTTCGAGGTCACCTACCTCCCCGTCCGCGCCGACGGGCTCGTCGACCTCGCGCAGCTCGAGGACGCCATCCGACCCGACACCGGGCTCGTCTCCGTCATGGCCGTCAACAACGAGATCGGCGTCGTGCAGCCGCTCGAGGAGATTGGGCGCATTTGCAAAGAGAAGGGCGTGCCGTTCCACACTGATGCCGCGCAGGCGCTTGGGAAGATCCCGATTGATGTCAACAGGATGGGGATTGGGCTCATGTCGCTGTCAGCGCACAAGATTTACGGGCCCAAGGGTGTGGGGGCGCTCTAccttcgccgccgcccccgcATCCGGGTGGAGCCGCAGATGAGTGGTGGCGGGCAGGAGCGTGGCATCCGCAGTGGGACGGTGCCCACGCCGCTTGTTGTTGGATTTGGTGCCGCATGTGAGATTGCAGCTCAAGAGATGGACTATGATCACAGGCGTGCCACTGCTCTGCAGCAGCGTCTTCTCGATGGCATCCGTGCACAGGTCGATGATGTTGTCATCAATGGAAGCATGGAGCACCGTTACCCAGGGAACCTGAACTTGTCATTTGCATATGTCGAGGGGGAGAGCTTGCTGATGGGGCTGAAGGAGGTGGCTGTGTCGAGTGGTAGTGCCTGCACCAGTGCCAGCTTGGAACCCTCATATGTGCTGCGGGCTCTGGGGGTGGAGGAGGACATGGCACACACCTCTATTCGCTTTGGCATTGGACGCTTCACCACCGAGGAAGAGGTAGACAGAGCAACTGAGCTCACTACGCATCAGGTGAAGAAGCTCCGTGACATGAGCCCACTCTATGAGATGGCCAAGGCTGGCATTGACCTCAAGAGCATCGAGTGGTCACAGCACTGAGGCAGCTTTCATGACAATCAGTCACTCAAAGTGCTTTAGATATACACGGATCACATACATAGGTATATGGCTCTTAGTTTCCTGCTCCTTGTTATCCTGTTTTCTTTCAAAAAGGAAGATATCATGTTGCCTTGGTTCCATTCACCTGCTCAAGTAATCTTGCACCTGTTCAGTGTATCACCTGTTATGAAGTTTTGAGCGTATGACAATGCATGCAATACTTTCTTAGTGATTTGTTCTGAGCATACATTTGtgcatgtcatattttctcTGTGATGAAACGACCGTTGATCAATTTGGAAAAGTGAACCTAGTACGGTTTTGTTCCATTCAATCTCATGCAAAATTCAGAACAAGATGAAATCAAAATCTGTAGACTGTGCATCTTAGCATGTTTGCTCAATCTAAGATCCTTGCTACTGGGTACCCTAGCAGCGTTTTCTTAATGAGATTTCGCAAGTGTCTGTGCTGATCAAGAATAGACAAGGCACAGTCTTTGTTTCAGGATATCAACACAAGAAACTCACCAAGCTGGACCCTAGTTAACAACATTCCATTCTTGTAATGCCTTTGAGATTGCTTATTTGGAGATATGCTCTGGGGATTTTTGGGATTTAATTCAAATTGGTGCAAAATGCTTGGGATTCAAttccaacccccccccccccatccaaTTCAggccctaatttttttttcttttttggatgaAACTTTGAGGGCATGTAAACATGCAG
It encodes:
- the LOC133901639 gene encoding cysteine desulfurase, mitochondrial-like, coding for MALSRRLLPLFLRRGVARAPARALSTAAAPAELLEEESITVKGVRISGRPLYMDMQATTPVDPRVLDAMLPFYLSRYGNPHSRTHLYGWESDAAVESARAHVAALVGADPREIFFTSGATECNNIAVKGVMRFYRDRRRHVITTQTEHKCVLDSCRYLQQEGFEVTYLPVRADGLVDLAQLEDAIRPDTGLVSVMAVNNEIGVVQPLEEIGRICKEKGVPFHTDAAQALGKIPIDVNRMGIGLMSLSAHKIYGPKGVGALYLRRRPRIRVEPQMSGGGQERGIRSGTVPTPLVVGFGAACEIAAQEMDYDHRRATALQQRLLDGIRAQVDDVVINGSMEHRYPGNLNLSFAYVEGESLLMGLKEVAVSSGSACTSASLEPSYVLRALGVEEDMAHTSIRFGIGRFTTEEEVDRATELTTHQVKKLRDMSPLYEMAKAGIDLKSIEWSQH